The genomic window GGCATGCCGTTGTCCATGCAGAGGCTGAACGCGGTCGAGTCGACGACCTTCAGCCCCTTCTGGAGCGCCTCCTGGTAGCTGATGCGGTCGATCTTCGTCGCATCGGGATTCGTGCGCGGGTCGTCCGAGTAGACGGCGTCGACGCCGTTCTTCGCGACGAGCACGATGTCGGCGTCGATCTCGAGCGCCCGCTGCGCGGCGACCGTGTCGGTCGAGAAGTACGGCAGGCCGGCACCAGCGCCGAAGATCACCACGCGGCCCTTCTCGAGGTGCCGCTCGGCGCGGCGCGGGATGTACGGCTCGGCGACCTGCGTCATCGAGATCGCGGACTGCACGCGCGTCTCGGCCCCCGCCTGCTCGAGGAAGTCTTGGAGCGCGAGCGAGTTCATCACCGTCCCCAGCATGCCCATGTAGTCGGCGCGACCGCGGTCCATGCCGCGCTGGCTCAGCTCGGCACCTCGGAAGAAATTGCCGCCGCCGACGACGATGGCCACCTCGACCGTGCGGGCCGCGTCGGCGATCTCCCGGGCGAGGGACGAGACGACGTCGGGGTTGACGCCGAGGGCTCCCCCGCCGAAGGCCTCACCCGAGAGCTTCAGCATCACTCTCCGCCTGCGTTCGGTCATATCCACAGTCCCTTCGATCCCGGGTACAAAACTAGTGCGCGTCGGCTCGGTGCGAGCCGAGCGACGCGGACGGATGTCTCGCCAGAGGCATCCGCACACACGAAGGGAGTCCGGATCGAAACCGATCCGGACTCCCTCGCGATGGTGTTACGCGCCGACCTTGAAGCGAGCGAAGTCGCTCACCGTCAGGCCCGCATCCTGAAGGACCTTGCTGACGGACAGCTTGTTGTCCTTCGCGTAGTCCTGCTCGAGCAGCGAGACCTGCTTGAAGAAGGCGCCGAGGCGACCCTCGACGATCTTCGGGAGGGCGGCCTCGGGCTTGCCCTCCTCGCGGGTGATCTGCTCGACGAGCGCACGCTCCTTCTCGACGGCCTCGGCCGGGACGTCCTCACGGGTGAGGTACTCGGGCGCGGCGAACGAGATGTGCTGCGCGATCGAGCGAGCCGTCTCGGCGTCGTCACCCGCGTAGCCCACGACCACGCCGACCTGCGGGGGCAGGTCCTTCGAGGTCTTGTGCAGGTAGATCGAGAAGTGCTCGCCGGTGACGAGACGGACGCGGCGCAGTTCGACCTTCTCGCCGAGGATCGCGGCGTCCTCGCTGATCACGTCGGCGACGGTCTTGCCCTCTGCCGGTGCGGCAAGGGCCGCCTCGACGGTCTCGGCGCGCGACGCGGCGACAGCGGCGAGCACGCGGTCCGCGAGGCCGACGAACTTGTCGCCCTTGGCGACGAAGTCGGTCTCGCAGGCGAGCTCGATGAGCGTGGCGGTGCCGTCGCCGTTGTCGGCGGCGGCGACGAGGCCCTCGGAGGTGGAGCGGTCGGCACGCTTCGCGTTACCCTTCGCGCCCTTGAGCCGGAGGATCTCGGTCGCCTTCTCGATGTCGCCGTCGGCCTCGACGAGCGCGTTCTTGGTGTCGGTCATGCCGGTACCGAGCTGCTCGCGAAGCGCCTTGATGTCGGCGATGCTGACGTTGGCCATGTGGAATGGACTCCCTGTCGTGTTCGGGGTGACGGAACGGGTTGCGGCTTACTCGGCCTTGGCGGCCTCGTCGGCCGCCTCGGCGCCGGCCTCGTCTGCAGCCGACTCGGTCGCGGCGACCTCGGTCGCTGCCGCGTCGACGACCTCGGCGGCCTCGGCCTTGGCCTCGGCCTCGGTCTCGGCGACCTTCTCGGTCTCGGCCGAAGCCTGCTCCGGCGTGGTCGCGCTGCCGGCCTGGAGGAGCTCCTGCTCCCACTCGGCGAGCGGCTCGGCGGCCTCGTCGCCCTCTTCGGGCTTCTGGTGGCGCTGGATGAGGCCCTCGGCCGCAGCGTCGGCGATGATGCGCGTGAGCAGGCTCACCGAGCGGATCGCGTCGTCGTTGCCCGGGATCGGGTACTGGACCTCGTCGGGGTCGCAGTTGGTGTCGAGGATGCCGATGACGGGGATGCCGAGCTTCTTGGCCTCGTCGATCGCGAGGTGCTCCTTCTTGGTGTCCACGACCCAGAGCGCCGACGGCGTCTTCGAGAGGTTGCGGATGCCGCCGAGCGACTTGTGCAGCTTGTCGAGCTCGCGCTTCTTGAGGAGGAGCTCCTTCTTGGTGAAGCCCGAGGTGGTGCCCTCGTAGTCGAGCTCCTCGAGCTCCTTCATGCGGGCGAGGCGCTTCGACACCGTCGAGAAGTTGGTGAGGAGGCCGCCGAGCCAGCGCTGGTTCACGTAGGGCTGGCCGACGCGGGTCGCCTGCTCGGCGATGGACTCCTGCGCCTGCTTCTTGGTGCCGACGAAGAGGATCGTGCCGCCGTGGGCGACCGTCTCCTTGACGAAGTCGTACGCCTTGTCGATGTAGGCGAGCGACTGCTGGAGGTCGATGATGTAGATGCCCGAGCGCTCGGTGAAGATGAAGCGCTTCATCTTCGGGTTCCAGCGGCGGGTCTGGTGCCCGAAGTGCACGCCGCTGTCGAGCAGCTGGCGGATGGTGACGACGGCCATGAGCCGTTCTCCTTCTGTTCTCAGTTGACGCTTGCGACCGGCGGTCGAAGCCCTGGTGCCCGGCACGGCTCCGCCCGAACCGACGAGGTCGCCGGTCGGGACTGAGTGGATTCGTGGCCGAATGGGCACGCGGAGTCACCTCGCATGGCGAGGCGCAAGGATCATGCTATCACGGGCACCTCTCCTCCCCAGCCGCTCCGCGCGTCCACGGCGCCCTGTTGTCACGCGCTTCGCGCACCTCGCGGCCCCGCCTCGCCAGGCTTCGGGAATGGACGATCGATGGATGCCCCTCCGCCCCCGGTTCGCGGCACTGTTCCGGTTCGCGGCACTGTTCCGGTTCGCGGCACTGTTCCGGTTCGCAGGCGGCTCCCGCAGACGCGTCGCCGCGGCGTTGCTCACCGGCACCGTGCTGCTGGGCGCATCGACCGGCGCGGCGCCGGCGGCTGGACGGCCGGCACCGGGCCCGGGAGTCCCCGACGCGGCGGCCGGGACCTGGCGGTGGCCGGTCGCGCCGCCGATCCGCGTGGTCGCGCCGTACCGCCAGCCTGCGACCGAGTACTCGGCAGGGCATCGCGGCATCGACCTCGCGGCTGAGCCGGGTACACCGGTGCTGGCGCCCGACGCGGGCGTGGTGCACTTCGCGGGCCCGGTCGGCGGGAGGCCTGTGCTGTCGATCGACCACGGCGACGGCGTGCTCAGTTCCATCGAACCGGTCCTGGCCTGGGTCGACGCCGGCAACCGCGTCGTACGGGGCGAGGAGATCGGCGTCGTCGACGCCGGCGGGCACTGCGACGGCAGCTGCGTGCACTTCGGCGTGCGGATCGACGGCGCCTACGTCTCGCCGTTCCTGTTCCTCGGGGGCGTGCCCCGAGCGGTGCTGCTCCCGCTGCGCTGATCCAGATCGTGCCAGCCGCTCGGCGCGGAGCGACCGCAGCCGTACCAGCGGGCGCGCCGACGCGGCGCACTCGGACTGAAGGACGGGTCCCGACCTCA from Agromyces sp. LHK192 includes these protein-coding regions:
- the tsf gene encoding translation elongation factor Ts, encoding MANVSIADIKALREQLGTGMTDTKNALVEADGDIEKATEILRLKGAKGNAKRADRSTSEGLVAAADNGDGTATLIELACETDFVAKGDKFVGLADRVLAAVAASRAETVEAALAAPAEGKTVADVISEDAAILGEKVELRRVRLVTGEHFSIYLHKTSKDLPPQVGVVVGYAGDDAETARSIAQHISFAAPEYLTREDVPAEAVEKERALVEQITREEGKPEAALPKIVEGRLGAFFKQVSLLEQDYAKDNKLSVSKVLQDAGLTVSDFARFKVGA
- the pyrH gene encoding UMP kinase gives rise to the protein MTERRRRVMLKLSGEAFGGGALGVNPDVVSSLAREIADAARTVEVAIVVGGGNFFRGAELSQRGMDRGRADYMGMLGTVMNSLALQDFLEQAGAETRVQSAISMTQVAEPYIPRRAERHLEKGRVVIFGAGAGLPYFSTDTVAAQRALEIDADIVLVAKNGVDAVYSDDPRTNPDATKIDRISYQEALQKGLKVVDSTAFSLCMDNGMPMQVFGMEPAGNVTAAILGADLGTIVSNGTAPAGR
- a CDS encoding M23 family metallopeptidase; the protein is MPLRPRFAALFRFAALFRFAALFRFAGGSRRRVAAALLTGTVLLGASTGAAPAAGRPAPGPGVPDAAAGTWRWPVAPPIRVVAPYRQPATEYSAGHRGIDLAAEPGTPVLAPDAGVVHFAGPVGGRPVLSIDHGDGVLSSIEPVLAWVDAGNRVVRGEEIGVVDAGGHCDGSCVHFGVRIDGAYVSPFLFLGGVPRAVLLPLR
- the rpsB gene encoding 30S ribosomal protein S2 → MAVVTIRQLLDSGVHFGHQTRRWNPKMKRFIFTERSGIYIIDLQQSLAYIDKAYDFVKETVAHGGTILFVGTKKQAQESIAEQATRVGQPYVNQRWLGGLLTNFSTVSKRLARMKELEELDYEGTTSGFTKKELLLKKRELDKLHKSLGGIRNLSKTPSALWVVDTKKEHLAIDEAKKLGIPVIGILDTNCDPDEVQYPIPGNDDAIRSVSLLTRIIADAAAEGLIQRHQKPEEGDEAAEPLAEWEQELLQAGSATTPEQASAETEKVAETEAEAKAEAAEVVDAAATEVAATESAADEAGAEAADEAAKAE